The genomic interval GATTGCCAATCAGCGTGCCGTCCGGTTGGCTGGCGGCCGCCTGATGGTGCCTGCCGCCTACCATCGCACGCGCCTGGACGACCTCAGCGATCCGGCCGCTTTCGACCTGCGCGGCATCTGGATGTTCTTCCTCTCCGACGATGCCGGGCAGACCTGGCGGGAGGCGGCGGACTGGTGGACGCTTCCCCGCGCATCGGTATCGGGCGCACATGAGCCGGGCGTGGTCGAGTTGGCAGACGGGAGTATCTGGTCCTGGGCGCGGACCAGCACCGGGCGGCAGTGGCAGATGCGCAGCGAGGATGGCGGGGAGCGCTGGTCCTTGCCCGCTCCTACGCACCTGCGCAGCCCGATCAGTCCGATGGCTGTGGCGACACTGCCGACGGGCGATCTGCTGGCCGTCTGGAATGACCGCGACCGCCGGTGGGGTCTGCCTCTGCCGGACCTGGCGAGCCGGCGCACACCCCTGACGTGCGCGCTCTCCAGCGACGGGGCGCGCACGTGGCATTCGGCGCAGCTCATCGAGTCGGACGTAACGCGCGCCTACAGCTACCCGGCGATCCACGTGGTCGGGGACGCCGTGTTGCTGGCGTACGGCTGCTCGGAAGACCCCTCGGGCCTGCCGGAGATGTGCGTGCGGCGTGTGCCGATCGGGTGGTTCTACGGCCTCGCGGAATGACCACGA from Armatimonadota bacterium carries:
- a CDS encoding sialidase family protein: MTKLESRILRLMTAIPMWLLMGLGLSVLAVFAVIILYTTGGDAGADRYRMGPHLEPATPPPPSILLLKAAQSTQIFQTPPAGEVTLHLPHGPGNPRNCMGAFVTLAGGRVLLAYQHHTGEDWDDMSPAVVTGRISEDGGRTWAAQDRLLVANDAACNVGGPSLLRLDDGRIGLWYHRMQSLADCRLWMRTSADEGESWGEPVLCMPAPGYFVIANQRAVRLAGGRLMVPAAYHRTRLDDLSDPAAFDLRGIWMFFLSDDAGQTWREAADWWTLPRASVSGAHEPGVVELADGSIWSWARTSTGRQWQMRSEDGGERWSLPAPTHLRSPISPMAVATLPTGDLLAVWNDRDRRWGLPLPDLASRRTPLTCALSSDGARTWHSAQLIESDVTRAYSYPAIHVVGDAVLLAYGCSEDPSGLPEMCVRRVPIGWFYGLAE